The proteins below come from a single Tribolium castaneum strain GA2 chromosome 9, icTriCast1.1, whole genome shotgun sequence genomic window:
- the LOC662186 gene encoding protein turtle isoform X2, with amino-acid sequence MGMRTDPRGKSRPLTTVSVPLLVTYTVVAFLAFLFLQTGFCTQTQDGYIHITAILGESVVFNCHVEFPDGHPVPYVLQWQKKVGETDIPIYIWYESYPTHSAEGYKGRVSRVSPDSPYGAASLNLTNIRESDQGWYECKVVFLNRSPNSHKNGTWFHLDVHAPPRFTDTPSDVIYVNLGDAIILTCTAEGTPTPEILWYKDANPVDPSATIGIFNDGTELRISNIRHEDIGDYTCIARNGEGQISHTARVIIAGSAVIMVPPTNQTKLEGEKVHFTCEAKAQPGNVTVKWFREGAPVKELASLETRVNIRRDGSLVINPVNSDDSGQYLCEVSNGIGEPQSASAYLNVEYPAKVTFTPTVQYLPFRLAGVVQCYIKANPPLQYVTWTKDKRLLEPYQTKDIVIMNNGSLLFTRVNENHQGRYTCTPYNAQGTQGSSGQMEVLVRKPPVFTIEPEPLYQRKVGDTVEMHCEAQEAEGTQKPTIEWQRRDGSPLPPKRYKIVGGNITIEGLRAKDFGFYQCVASNEVATIVTSTRLVVEGTEPHAPYNLTGNAMEFAVTLSWLPGYSGGPDYKQNYTIWYREAGTSEWSTIPVTPSGSTQIKINRLSPGTTYEFQVVGKNALGDGLMSKVITVKTLDVSLPHKVQATPTPFLPENENSDILDYSNIILPTDSTGRVYYPPIYKPKELLHSGPKPGIPKNLTVTEISNGFLITWQPPTERANLIQHYSIKYRTDGGWKTLNKAQIRPEDTQYLVKNLVGGRTYYFRVVAYSMKSFETSEEVKFSVPARVKHKAITAGVVGGILFFIVAIILSVCAVKICNKRKRRKQEKAYNMVACRITDSRNGGNATDSQVPLKKLRKGRISGLRLIGFIVNWIWPRDRCRTGSSLSWHPDYLHSGSPSKSLGRISRAADGRFVLVDSILSLRTESPSNASSSDDGGFLPRKGVRNRASWRRPLVGYPSQLSLRSDASGQSARGIGGFFNNFGRVPLKPIPTIYTPVTPNFQSSSPATSSALLLTPWSPLYFSDLSSVRYTSSGERSYPTPPGFMQLRSVHERYSQELPSLRAIHEESQGFIPVHPIRESPTQRVRMPPRPRARLLPRHARIARSAPELGSPDHLDRSPESRSSSSGFGSKNTSSQQNHSSQSGSTFTEWRSPPYRPPPPPPSALPPPPPLVGHWLELASSSPSTSDQLHKAVDVGSVDGHYEFDPSTPTPTPSTPTGSRDVDLETGTRKSYGTLRSRYDNIDARVQAMKEEFNEFRKRQAKRRRSHELESAC; translated from the exons ATGGGCATGCGCACAGACCCACGGGGCAAGTCTCGTCCGCTGACCACCGTTTCGGTACCACTACTCGTCACATATACTGTTGTTGCCTTTTTAGCCTTCTTATTCTTGCAGAcag GCTTCTGTACCCAAACCCAAGATGGTTACATCCACATCACAGCCATTTTGGGTGAGTCGGTGGTATTCAACTGCCACGTGGAGTTCCCGGACGGACACCCTGTGCCGTATGTGTTGCAATGGCAGAAGAAGGTAGGCGAAACG GATATACCAATATACATTTGGTACGAAAGCTATCCAACCCACAGCGCGGAAGGTTATAAAGGAAGAGTGTCAAGAGTGTCACCGGACTCTCCTTACGGCGCTGCATCACTCAACCTGACAAATATTCGCGAGTCGGATCAAGGCTG GTATGAGTGCAAGGTGGTGTTCCTCAACCGGTCCCCGAACTCGCACAAAAATGGTACTTGGTTCCACCTCGACGTTCACGCACCTCCCCGCTTCACGGACACCCCTTCCGACGTCATCTATGTCAACTTGGGAGATGCCATCATCCTCACTTGTACAGCTGAAGGCACACCCACACCCGAAATTCTTTGGTATAAAGATGCTAATCCTGTAGACCCCTCAGCCACCATAG GTATTTTCAACGATGGAACGGAATTACGAATTTCCAACATCCGCCACGAAGATATCGGCGATTACACGTGCATTGCGCGGAATGGTGAAGGTCAGATATCGCATACAGCGAGGGTTATAATTGCGGGAAGCGCCGTGATCATGGTTCCTCCAACGAATCAAACGAAGCTAGAAGGGGAGAAAGTGCATTTCACGTGCGAGGCGAAGGCCCAACCCGGCAACGTCACCGTCAAGTGGTTTCGTGAAGGCGCCCCAGTCAAAGAACTTGCTTCGTTGGAGACAAGAGTCAACATCCGGAGGGATGGTTCGCTTGTTATTAACCCCGTCAATTCCGACGATTCTGGACAATATCTGTGCGAAGTCAGCAACGGGATTGGGGAACCCCAGTCAGCGTCAGCATATCTCAACGTCGAAT ATCCAGCAAAGGTGACGTTCACCCCAACCGTTCAGTACTTGCCGTTCCGCTTAGCTGGCGTCGTCCAGTGCTACATCAAAGCGAACCCCCCTCTACAATACGTAACGTGGACCAAAGACAAACGCTTGTTAGAGCCGTATCAGACAAAAGATATCGTAATAATGAACAACGGTTCGCTCCTCTTTACCCGAGTCAATGAGAACCATCAAGGGCGCTACACGTGCACACCTTACAATGCTCAGGGAACGCAGGGCTCTTCCGGTCAAATGGAAGTTCTAGTTCGCAAACCGCCAGTATTCACCATAGAACCCGAACCGCTCTACCAACGCAAAGTCGGCGATACTGTCGAGATGCATTGCGAGGCACAAGAAGCCGAAGGCACGCAGAAGCCAACAATAGAGTGGCAAAGACGGGACGGCAGCCCCTTGCCCCCAAAACGCTACAAAATCGTCGGAGGGAATATTACCATTGAAGGCTTGCGCGCCAAAGATTTCGGTTTCTACCAGTGCGTGGCTTCCAACGAAGTAGCGACGATTGTCACCTCGACTCGGTTAGTGGTGGAAGGAACCGAACCACATGCCCCGTATAATCTGACCGGGAATGCGATGGAATTTGCTGTAACCCTGTCGTGGTTGCCTGGATATAGCGGAGGGCCCGACTATAAACAGAACTATACCATCTGGTATAGGGAAGCTGGGACTTCGGAATGGTCCACTATACCAGTTACGCCTTCAGGTAGCACTCAGATTAAGATCAATCGCCTTTCGCCCGGAACTACCTACGAGTTTCAAGTGGTAGGGAAAAACGCTTTGGGCGATGGTCTGATGAGCAAAGTGATCACCGTCAAAACTTTAG ACGTCAGCCTACCCCACAAAGTACAAGCAACACCAACACCCTTTCTTCCTGAAAACGAAAATTCGG atattttagactatagtaatattattttgcCTACTGATTCAACCGGAAGAGTCTATTATCCACCGATCTACAAGCCTAAAg AACTCTTGCATTCAGGACCAAAGCCAGGTATCCCTAAAAATTTGACTGTAACAGAAATTAGTAACGGCTTTTTGATTACGTGGCAACCACCCACCGAAAGAGCTAATCTAATCCAGCACTACTCAATTAAATACCGAACCGACGGTGGATGGAAAACTTTGAACAAAGCTCAAATTCGACCTGAGGATACTCAGTACTTAG TTAAGAATTTAGTAGGAGGTAGAACGTACTATTTTAGAGTTGTAGCTTATTCAATGAAAAGTTTCGAAACTAGTGAAGAAGTGAAGTTTTCCGTGCCAGCCAGAGTTAAACACAAAGCGATCACAGCGGGCGTTGTGGGTGgaattctgttttttattgtGGCTATAATTCTCTCTGTGTGTGCTGTTAAAATCTGCAATAAACGCAAGCGGCGGAAACAAGAGAAAG CGTATAATATGGTAGCTTGTCGAATTACTGACTCCAGAAACGGGGGAAATGCAACGGATAGCCAAGTGCCTTTGAAAAA ACTTAGAAAAGGCCGAATATCAGGTTTGAGGCTCATCGGTTTCATCGTGAATTGGATATGGCCTCGAGACCGCTGTCGAACGGGCAGCAGCTTAAGTTGGCATCCAGATTACCTCCATTCCGGCTCTCCATCAAAATCTCTGGGCCGCATATCGCGAGCGGCAGACGGTCGCTTCGTCCTAGTGGACTCGATTTTGAGTTTACGAACTGAAAGCCCTTCAAACGCGAGTAGCAGTGACGACGGTGGCTTTTTACCACGCAAAGGAGTACGAAATCGCGCGTCGTGGCGTCGTCCACTCGTCGGTTACCCCAGTCAGTTGAGTCTAAGATCCGACGCTTCCGGACAAAGTGCTCGAGGAATCGGCGGTTTCTTCAACAATTTCGGACGCGTTCCTCTGAAACCGATTCCGACGATCTACACTCCCGTGACACCGAACTTCCAATCGAGTTCGCCAGCCACTTCGAGCGCTTTGCTGCTGACTCCGTGGAGTCCGCTCTACTTCAGCGATTTGAGCTCGGTCCGTTACACCAGTTCGGGGGAGCGTTCATACCCCACCCCCCCTGGGTTCATGCAACTGCGGTCGGTCCACGAACGCTACTCGCAAGAACTGCCATCTCTACGTGCCATCCACGAGGAATCGCAGGGTTTTATCCCGGTTCACCCGATCAGGGAAAGCCCCACGCAGCGCGTGAGGATGCCCCCCAGGCCCAGAGCCCGCCTTTTGCCCCGCCATGCCAGGATAGCTCGGAGCGCCCCCGAATTGGGGTCCCCTGACCACTTGGACCGCTCTCCGGAAAGCCGGTCTAGTTCGAGCGGGTTTGGCAGTAAAAACACTTCCTCTCAGCAAAATCACAGTTCGCAAAGCGGTAGCACTTTCACCGAGTGGAGGTCGCCGCCGTATAGACCGCCTCCGCCGCCCCCGTCAGCCTTGCCGCCTCCGCCGCCCCTCGTGGGACACTGGCTGGAGCTGGCCTCGTCGTCGCCGTCAACCTCCGACCAACTGCACAAAGCTGTGGATGTTGGCAGTGTGGACGGTCACTATGAGTTTGATCCCTCGACACCCACCCCAACACCGTCAACCCCCACCGGGTCCAGGGATGTGGACCTGGAGACCGGGACTAGGAAGAGCTACGGGACGCTGAGGAGTCGCTACGACAACATCGATGCCAGAGTCCAAGCGATGAAAGAGGAATTCAACGAGTTTAGGAAACGACAAGCGAAGAGAAGACGAAGTCACGAATTGGAGAGTGCCTGTTGA
- the LOC662186 gene encoding protein turtle isoform X3: MGMRTDPRGKSRPLTTVSVPLLVTYTVVAFLAFLFLQTGFCTQTQDGYIHITAILGESVVFNCHVEFPDGHPVPYVLQWQKKGQDIPIYIWYESYPTHSAEGYKGRVSRVSPDSPYGAASLNLTNIRESDQGWYECKVVFLNRSPNSHKNGTWFHLDVHAPPRFTDTPSDVIYVNLGDAIILTCTAEGTPTPEILWYKDANPVDPSATIGIFNDGTELRISNIRHEDIGDYTCIARNGEGQISHTARVIIAGSAVIMVPPTNQTKLEGEKVHFTCEAKAQPGNVTVKWFREGAPVKELASLETRVNIRRDGSLVINPVNSDDSGQYLCEVSNGIGEPQSASAYLNVEYPAKVTFTPTVQYLPFRLAGVVQCYIKANPPLQYVTWTKDKRLLEPYQTKDIVIMNNGSLLFTRVNENHQGRYTCTPYNAQGTQGSSGQMEVLVRKPPVFTIEPEPLYQRKVGDTVEMHCEAQEAEGTQKPTIEWQRRDGSPLPPKRYKIVGGNITIEGLRAKDFGFYQCVASNEVATIVTSTRLVVEGTEPHAPYNLTGNAMEFAVTLSWLPGYSGGPDYKQNYTIWYREAGTSEWSTIPVTPSGSTQIKINRLSPGTTYEFQVVGKNALGDGLMSKVITVKTLDVSLPHKVQATPTPFLPENENSDILDYSNIILPTDSTGRVYYPPIYKPKELLHSGPKPGIPKNLTVTEISNGFLITWQPPTERANLIQHYSIKYRTDGGWKTLNKAQIRPEDTQYLVKNLVGGRTYYFRVVAYSMKSFETSEEVKFSVPARVKHKAITAGVVGGILFFIVAIILSVCAVKICNKRKRRKQEKAYNMVACRITDSRNGGNATDSQVPLKKLRKGRISGLRLIGFIVNWIWPRDRCRTGSSLSWHPDYLHSGSPSKSLGRISRAADGRFVLVDSILSLRTESPSNASSSDDGGFLPRKGVRNRASWRRPLVGYPSQLSLRSDASGQSARGIGGFFNNFGRVPLKPIPTIYTPVTPNFQSSSPATSSALLLTPWSPLYFSDLSSVRYTSSGERSYPTPPGFMQLRSVHERYSQELPSLRAIHEESQGFIPVHPIRESPTQRVRMPPRPRARLLPRHARIARSAPELGSPDHLDRSPESRSSSSGFGSKNTSSQQNHSSQSGSTFTEWRSPPYRPPPPPPSALPPPPPLVGHWLELASSSPSTSDQLHKAVDVGSVDGHYEFDPSTPTPTPSTPTGSRDVDLETGTRKSYGTLRSRYDNIDARVQAMKEEFNEFRKRQAKRRRSHELESAC; the protein is encoded by the exons ATGGGCATGCGCACAGACCCACGGGGCAAGTCTCGTCCGCTGACCACCGTTTCGGTACCACTACTCGTCACATATACTGTTGTTGCCTTTTTAGCCTTCTTATTCTTGCAGAcag GCTTCTGTACCCAAACCCAAGATGGTTACATCCACATCACAGCCATTTTGGGTGAGTCGGTGGTATTCAACTGCCACGTGGAGTTCCCGGACGGACACCCTGTGCCGTATGTGTTGCAATGGCAGAAGAAG GGACAGGATATACCAATATACATTTGGTACGAAAGCTATCCAACCCACAGCGCGGAAGGTTATAAAGGAAGAGTGTCAAGAGTGTCACCGGACTCTCCTTACGGCGCTGCATCACTCAACCTGACAAATATTCGCGAGTCGGATCAAGGCTG GTATGAGTGCAAGGTGGTGTTCCTCAACCGGTCCCCGAACTCGCACAAAAATGGTACTTGGTTCCACCTCGACGTTCACGCACCTCCCCGCTTCACGGACACCCCTTCCGACGTCATCTATGTCAACTTGGGAGATGCCATCATCCTCACTTGTACAGCTGAAGGCACACCCACACCCGAAATTCTTTGGTATAAAGATGCTAATCCTGTAGACCCCTCAGCCACCATAG GTATTTTCAACGATGGAACGGAATTACGAATTTCCAACATCCGCCACGAAGATATCGGCGATTACACGTGCATTGCGCGGAATGGTGAAGGTCAGATATCGCATACAGCGAGGGTTATAATTGCGGGAAGCGCCGTGATCATGGTTCCTCCAACGAATCAAACGAAGCTAGAAGGGGAGAAAGTGCATTTCACGTGCGAGGCGAAGGCCCAACCCGGCAACGTCACCGTCAAGTGGTTTCGTGAAGGCGCCCCAGTCAAAGAACTTGCTTCGTTGGAGACAAGAGTCAACATCCGGAGGGATGGTTCGCTTGTTATTAACCCCGTCAATTCCGACGATTCTGGACAATATCTGTGCGAAGTCAGCAACGGGATTGGGGAACCCCAGTCAGCGTCAGCATATCTCAACGTCGAAT ATCCAGCAAAGGTGACGTTCACCCCAACCGTTCAGTACTTGCCGTTCCGCTTAGCTGGCGTCGTCCAGTGCTACATCAAAGCGAACCCCCCTCTACAATACGTAACGTGGACCAAAGACAAACGCTTGTTAGAGCCGTATCAGACAAAAGATATCGTAATAATGAACAACGGTTCGCTCCTCTTTACCCGAGTCAATGAGAACCATCAAGGGCGCTACACGTGCACACCTTACAATGCTCAGGGAACGCAGGGCTCTTCCGGTCAAATGGAAGTTCTAGTTCGCAAACCGCCAGTATTCACCATAGAACCCGAACCGCTCTACCAACGCAAAGTCGGCGATACTGTCGAGATGCATTGCGAGGCACAAGAAGCCGAAGGCACGCAGAAGCCAACAATAGAGTGGCAAAGACGGGACGGCAGCCCCTTGCCCCCAAAACGCTACAAAATCGTCGGAGGGAATATTACCATTGAAGGCTTGCGCGCCAAAGATTTCGGTTTCTACCAGTGCGTGGCTTCCAACGAAGTAGCGACGATTGTCACCTCGACTCGGTTAGTGGTGGAAGGAACCGAACCACATGCCCCGTATAATCTGACCGGGAATGCGATGGAATTTGCTGTAACCCTGTCGTGGTTGCCTGGATATAGCGGAGGGCCCGACTATAAACAGAACTATACCATCTGGTATAGGGAAGCTGGGACTTCGGAATGGTCCACTATACCAGTTACGCCTTCAGGTAGCACTCAGATTAAGATCAATCGCCTTTCGCCCGGAACTACCTACGAGTTTCAAGTGGTAGGGAAAAACGCTTTGGGCGATGGTCTGATGAGCAAAGTGATCACCGTCAAAACTTTAG ACGTCAGCCTACCCCACAAAGTACAAGCAACACCAACACCCTTTCTTCCTGAAAACGAAAATTCGG atattttagactatagtaatattattttgcCTACTGATTCAACCGGAAGAGTCTATTATCCACCGATCTACAAGCCTAAAg AACTCTTGCATTCAGGACCAAAGCCAGGTATCCCTAAAAATTTGACTGTAACAGAAATTAGTAACGGCTTTTTGATTACGTGGCAACCACCCACCGAAAGAGCTAATCTAATCCAGCACTACTCAATTAAATACCGAACCGACGGTGGATGGAAAACTTTGAACAAAGCTCAAATTCGACCTGAGGATACTCAGTACTTAG TTAAGAATTTAGTAGGAGGTAGAACGTACTATTTTAGAGTTGTAGCTTATTCAATGAAAAGTTTCGAAACTAGTGAAGAAGTGAAGTTTTCCGTGCCAGCCAGAGTTAAACACAAAGCGATCACAGCGGGCGTTGTGGGTGgaattctgttttttattgtGGCTATAATTCTCTCTGTGTGTGCTGTTAAAATCTGCAATAAACGCAAGCGGCGGAAACAAGAGAAAG CGTATAATATGGTAGCTTGTCGAATTACTGACTCCAGAAACGGGGGAAATGCAACGGATAGCCAAGTGCCTTTGAAAAA ACTTAGAAAAGGCCGAATATCAGGTTTGAGGCTCATCGGTTTCATCGTGAATTGGATATGGCCTCGAGACCGCTGTCGAACGGGCAGCAGCTTAAGTTGGCATCCAGATTACCTCCATTCCGGCTCTCCATCAAAATCTCTGGGCCGCATATCGCGAGCGGCAGACGGTCGCTTCGTCCTAGTGGACTCGATTTTGAGTTTACGAACTGAAAGCCCTTCAAACGCGAGTAGCAGTGACGACGGTGGCTTTTTACCACGCAAAGGAGTACGAAATCGCGCGTCGTGGCGTCGTCCACTCGTCGGTTACCCCAGTCAGTTGAGTCTAAGATCCGACGCTTCCGGACAAAGTGCTCGAGGAATCGGCGGTTTCTTCAACAATTTCGGACGCGTTCCTCTGAAACCGATTCCGACGATCTACACTCCCGTGACACCGAACTTCCAATCGAGTTCGCCAGCCACTTCGAGCGCTTTGCTGCTGACTCCGTGGAGTCCGCTCTACTTCAGCGATTTGAGCTCGGTCCGTTACACCAGTTCGGGGGAGCGTTCATACCCCACCCCCCCTGGGTTCATGCAACTGCGGTCGGTCCACGAACGCTACTCGCAAGAACTGCCATCTCTACGTGCCATCCACGAGGAATCGCAGGGTTTTATCCCGGTTCACCCGATCAGGGAAAGCCCCACGCAGCGCGTGAGGATGCCCCCCAGGCCCAGAGCCCGCCTTTTGCCCCGCCATGCCAGGATAGCTCGGAGCGCCCCCGAATTGGGGTCCCCTGACCACTTGGACCGCTCTCCGGAAAGCCGGTCTAGTTCGAGCGGGTTTGGCAGTAAAAACACTTCCTCTCAGCAAAATCACAGTTCGCAAAGCGGTAGCACTTTCACCGAGTGGAGGTCGCCGCCGTATAGACCGCCTCCGCCGCCCCCGTCAGCCTTGCCGCCTCCGCCGCCCCTCGTGGGACACTGGCTGGAGCTGGCCTCGTCGTCGCCGTCAACCTCCGACCAACTGCACAAAGCTGTGGATGTTGGCAGTGTGGACGGTCACTATGAGTTTGATCCCTCGACACCCACCCCAACACCGTCAACCCCCACCGGGTCCAGGGATGTGGACCTGGAGACCGGGACTAGGAAGAGCTACGGGACGCTGAGGAGTCGCTACGACAACATCGATGCCAGAGTCCAAGCGATGAAAGAGGAATTCAACGAGTTTAGGAAACGACAAGCGAAGAGAAGACGAAGTCACGAATTGGAGAGTGCCTGTTGA